One Planctomycetota bacterium genomic window carries:
- a CDS encoding serine/threonine-protein kinase, with amino-acid sequence IGLEIGGCRIVELIARGSMGAVYKAKHLGLNRFVAVKMIPHLEGNPDVVRRLLLEARAAAKLEHPNIVQVHDVGFQKGYVFVVMQLLRGQTLEERLREFGMFSVEEACDVARDVAQGLQAAHAKGIVHRDLKPANIIVTEDGRARLTDFGLAQDVESGEDSAGAVVGTPYYMSPEQWLGRRADARSDLYALGIILYSMLCGRRPFEGETIQELMRQHLKVAPPPPEKFNARLPEGISAIVRKMIAKAPARRYPSAAAFLADLDRFRRGQDPEALGELGTRLKCGFCETFNPPSAKRCRVCGEALGGPAGPLEIL; translated from the coding sequence ATCGGTCTGGAGATCGGCGGCTGCCGCATCGTGGAGCTGATCGCCCGCGGATCGATGGGGGCGGTCTACAAGGCCAAGCACCTGGGGCTCAACCGCTTCGTGGCCGTGAAAATGATCCCCCATCTCGAAGGCAATCCCGACGTGGTCCGGCGCCTGCTTCTCGAGGCCCGGGCGGCGGCCAAACTGGAACATCCCAACATCGTCCAGGTGCACGACGTGGGCTTCCAGAAGGGATACGTCTTCGTCGTCATGCAGCTTCTGCGGGGGCAGACGCTCGAGGAACGGCTGCGCGAGTTCGGGATGTTCTCCGTGGAGGAAGCCTGCGACGTGGCGCGGGACGTGGCCCAGGGCCTCCAGGCGGCCCACGCCAAGGGAATCGTTCATCGGGACCTCAAGCCGGCCAACATCATCGTCACCGAGGACGGCCGCGCGCGGCTGACGGACTTCGGCCTGGCGCAGGACGTCGAAAGCGGCGAGGATTCCGCGGGGGCGGTGGTGGGAACGCCCTACTACATGTCCCCGGAGCAGTGGCTGGGGCGGCGCGCGGACGCCCGGAGCGACCTCTACGCCCTGGGAATCATCCTCTATTCGATGCTCTGCGGCCGCCGTCCGTTCGAGGGGGAGACGATCCAGGAGCTGATGCGCCAGCACCTCAAGGTCGCGCCGCCCCCGCCCGAAAAATTCAACGCGCGGCTGCCGGAAGGGATCTCCGCGATCGTGCGCAAGATGATCGCGAAGGCGCCGGCCCGGCGCTACCCGTCGGCGGCGGCGTTCCTGGCGGACCTGGACCGCTTCCGACGGGGACAGGATCCCGAGGCGCTCGGGGAGCTCGGGACGCGCCTGAAGTGCGGCTTCTGCGAGACGTTCAACCCTCCCTCCGCGAAACGCTGCCGCGTGTGCGGCGAGGCGCTGGGAGGCCCGGCCGGGCCGCTGGAGATTCTCTAG
- a CDS encoding archaeosortase/exosortase family protein, whose translation MIRIAFIPPPAAPLLGTTGTELLLFGLLVAAGVYFLRAAGRDASRFVPAALVAVSLFYLLCPEDSAFQRRAGEALMSGMAALQAETMRLFGAAVRAEGPSVVGAFPFVYARGCMGLTYLAAAVLCLLFYPISWRRRLVGAAAVAAGMTALNLVRLIVLYLLWEGEHTFAYEAFHRAGGAVFAAGGAALFSLAVRLRIGAPENVPSAALAPGSGGA comes from the coding sequence ATGATTCGGATCGCGTTCATTCCGCCTCCCGCGGCGCCCCTTCTGGGCACGACGGGGACGGAGCTTCTTCTTTTCGGGCTTCTCGTCGCGGCGGGCGTCTACTTCCTGCGGGCGGCCGGGCGCGACGCGTCCCGCTTCGTGCCGGCGGCGCTCGTCGCCGTCTCGCTCTTCTATCTTCTTTGTCCGGAAGACTCGGCCTTTCAGCGCCGGGCGGGCGAGGCGCTGATGAGCGGGATGGCGGCGCTCCAGGCGGAGACGATGCGCCTTTTCGGCGCCGCGGTGCGCGCGGAGGGCCCCTCGGTCGTGGGGGCCTTCCCGTTCGTCTATGCGCGGGGATGCATGGGCCTGACGTATCTGGCGGCGGCCGTGCTCTGCCTTCTTTTCTATCCGATCTCCTGGCGCCGCCGGCTTGTGGGCGCGGCGGCGGTGGCGGCCGGGATGACGGCGCTCAATCTCGTTCGCCTCATCGTGCTGTACCTGCTCTGGGAGGGGGAGCACACCTTCGCCTACGAGGCGTTTCACCGCGCGGGAGGGGCGGTGTTTGCGGCCGGCGGGGCTGCGCTTTTCTCTCTGGCGGTCCGGCTCCGGATCGGCGCGCCGGAGAACGTTCCTTCCGCCGCCCTGGCGCCCGGTTCCGGAGGCGCCTGA
- a CDS encoding methyltransferase yields MIPATRKEALAAAAGAGLYGALALGYVNRAAHESGWGPRIMFGAFGLYAALGAFRMASFRKAASSEAPWPHRIVVLLGVLAPLAVRAEGRVLWDGGAWIAAAGALLGALSAVALGDCFGILPAVRGVVARGPYRRIRHPMTTALFLIAAGYLISRWSPWNAAALGAAALLGAAAAFLEERLLGREDSYRDYAARVPWRFVPGVL; encoded by the coding sequence ATGATTCCCGCGACGCGGAAGGAAGCCCTGGCGGCCGCGGCGGGCGCGGGCCTCTACGGGGCTCTGGCTCTGGGATACGTCAACCGGGCCGCGCACGAATCCGGATGGGGTCCGCGGATCATGTTCGGCGCGTTCGGCCTTTATGCGGCGCTGGGGGCGTTCCGGATGGCGTCCTTCCGGAAGGCGGCCTCGTCGGAAGCGCCCTGGCCTCATCGGATCGTCGTTCTCCTGGGCGTCCTGGCGCCGCTGGCCGTCCGCGCGGAAGGTCGGGTGCTCTGGGACGGGGGCGCATGGATCGCGGCGGCGGGGGCGCTTCTGGGGGCCTTGTCCGCCGTGGCCCTGGGGGACTGCTTCGGGATCCTTCCGGCGGTGCGGGGCGTCGTCGCGCGCGGCCCGTACCGCCGGATCCGGCATCCGATGACGACGGCGCTTTTCCTGATCGCGGCGGGATATCTGATTTCCCGCTGGAGCCCCTGGAACGCGGCGGCGCTCGGAGCGGCGGCGCTCCTGGGGGCGGCCGCGGCGTTCCTCGAAGAGCGGCTTCTCGGGCGCGAAGATTCCTACCGCGACTACGCGGCGCGCGTGCCGTGGCGGTTCGTTCCGGGAGTTCTCTAG